The following are encoded together in the Bombus affinis isolate iyBomAffi1 chromosome 6, iyBomAffi1.2, whole genome shotgun sequence genome:
- the LOC126918110 gene encoding uncharacterized protein LOC126918110 isoform X4, with the protein MEGAPASRGGFRGGRGGPGGPMRGRGGFGDRGRGGPPRGGGMMRGGRASGPGGGMRGGPPGMRGRGGPPGRGGRGGHFPPGGPPEPGMSSGPGGGGPPPPGMGGPPRGGSRGGGSSGFRGRGRGDFGRGDNRGGSSNFRGRGMDRGSRGGSRGGSGRGGPGGRGFGDRGSRGGSGRGGGGPSKRGGGPPGSSGPSKRPRFDQPSSQPANGYATQPPSQGGYGGGTSNAYGGGQQQPQQQQAVGYGGGYGSQNYPQSSYQSYESYQQPPDYGQTAGYPPSAATDSRYGGAPTVPATGAFSAGDPYSYGKAPPSDYSSQDGVYGKQDYG; encoded by the exons ATGGAAGGCGCACCAGCCAGTAGAGGTGGATTTCGTGGTGGACGTGGTGGACCAGGCGGCCCTATGAGAGGACGCGGCGGTTTTGGAGACAGGGGAAG GGGTGGCCCTCCTAGAGGAGGTGGTATGATGAGAGGTGGCCGAGCTAGTGGACCTGGAGGTGGAATGAGAGGTGGACCACCTGGAATGAGAGGCAGAGGTGGTCCTCCTGGAAGAGGTGGTCGTGGTGGACATTTTCCTCCTGG AGGTCCACCAGAACCAGGAATGTCTAGTGGTCCAGGAGGTGGTGGACCACCACCACCAGGAATGGGAGGCCCACCACGTGGTGGCAGTAGGGGAGGTGGAAGCAGTGGTTTCCGAGGTAGAGGAAGAGGTGATTTTGGTAGAGGTGACAATCGTGGTGGTAGTAGTAATTTCCGTGGACGGGGAATGGATAGAGGCAGCAGAGGAGGATCTag ggGAGGATCTGGTAGAGGTGGTCCAGGTGGTAGAGGTTTTGGAGATCGTGGGAGTAGAGGAGGTAGTGGGCGCGGTGGCGGTGGCCCATCGAAAAGAGGAGGTGGACCACCAGGCTCGAGCGGACCTTCAAAAAGGCCAAGATTTGATCAGCCATCTTCACAACCTGCGAATGGTTATGCAACTCAACCACCGag TCAAGGTGGATATGGAGGAGGTACCAGTAATGCTTATGGTGGAGGACAACAGCAACCACAACAGCAGCAGGCGGTAGGATACGGTGGTGGTTACGGATCGCAAAATTATCCTCAATCTTCATATCAAAGTTACGAGAGTTATCAGCAACCTCCAGATTATGGCCAAACAGCT GGATATCCACCTTCAGCAGCTACTGATAGTAGGTATGGGGGAGCCCCTACTGTACCAGCTACAGGAGCTTTCAGTGCTGGTGATCCTTATAGCTATGGCAAAGCACCACCATCAG ATTACTCGAGTCAAGATGGTGTATACGGAAAACAAGATTATG GTTGA
- the LOC126918110 gene encoding uncharacterized protein LOC126918110 isoform X2: MEGAPASRGGFRGGRGGPGGPMRGRGGFGDRGRGGPPRGGGMMRGGRASGPGGGMRGGPPGMRGRGGPPGRGGRGGHFPPGGPPEPGMSSGPGGGGPPPPGMGGPPRGGSRGGGSSGFRGRGRGDFGRGDNRGGSSNFRGRGMDRGSRGGSRGGSGRGGPGGRGFGDRGSRGGSGRGGGGPSKRGGGPPGSSGPSKRPRFDQPSSQPANGYATQPPSQGGYGGGTSNAYGGGQQQPQQQQAVGYGGGYGSQNYPQSSYQSYESYQQPPDYGQTAGYPPSAATDSRYGGAPTVPATGAFSAGDPYSYGKAPPSANYQQEAVAAGGGGAGYATVNPYDDRTSNATSMSNRGGYSTQLYDYSSQDGVYGKQDYG, from the exons ATGGAAGGCGCACCAGCCAGTAGAGGTGGATTTCGTGGTGGACGTGGTGGACCAGGCGGCCCTATGAGAGGACGCGGCGGTTTTGGAGACAGGGGAAG GGGTGGCCCTCCTAGAGGAGGTGGTATGATGAGAGGTGGCCGAGCTAGTGGACCTGGAGGTGGAATGAGAGGTGGACCACCTGGAATGAGAGGCAGAGGTGGTCCTCCTGGAAGAGGTGGTCGTGGTGGACATTTTCCTCCTGG AGGTCCACCAGAACCAGGAATGTCTAGTGGTCCAGGAGGTGGTGGACCACCACCACCAGGAATGGGAGGCCCACCACGTGGTGGCAGTAGGGGAGGTGGAAGCAGTGGTTTCCGAGGTAGAGGAAGAGGTGATTTTGGTAGAGGTGACAATCGTGGTGGTAGTAGTAATTTCCGTGGACGGGGAATGGATAGAGGCAGCAGAGGAGGATCTag ggGAGGATCTGGTAGAGGTGGTCCAGGTGGTAGAGGTTTTGGAGATCGTGGGAGTAGAGGAGGTAGTGGGCGCGGTGGCGGTGGCCCATCGAAAAGAGGAGGTGGACCACCAGGCTCGAGCGGACCTTCAAAAAGGCCAAGATTTGATCAGCCATCTTCACAACCTGCGAATGGTTATGCAACTCAACCACCGag TCAAGGTGGATATGGAGGAGGTACCAGTAATGCTTATGGTGGAGGACAACAGCAACCACAACAGCAGCAGGCGGTAGGATACGGTGGTGGTTACGGATCGCAAAATTATCCTCAATCTTCATATCAAAGTTACGAGAGTTATCAGCAACCTCCAGATTATGGCCAAACAGCT GGATATCCACCTTCAGCAGCTACTGATAGTAGGTATGGGGGAGCCCCTACTGTACCAGCTACAGGAGCTTTCAGTGCTGGTGATCCTTATAGCTATGGCAAAGCACCACCATCAG CCAATTACCAGCAGGAGGCAGTGGCAGCAGGGGGTGGGGGTGCAGGTTATGCCACTGTTAACCCTTACGATGACCGAACTTCTAATGCCACTTCTATGAGCAACAGGGGTGGTTACTCGACGCAACTTTATG ATTACTCGAGTCAAGATGGTGTATACGGAAAACAAGATTATG GTTGA
- the LOC126918110 gene encoding uncharacterized protein LOC126918110 isoform X3: MEGAPASRGGFRGGRGGPGGPMRGRGGFGDRGRGGPPRGGGMMRGGRASGPGGGMRGGPPGMRGRGGPPGRGGRGGHFPPGGPPEPGMSSGPGGGGPPPPGMGGPPRGGSRGGGSSGFRGRGRGDFGRGDNRGGSSNFRGRGMDRGSRGGSRGGSGRGGPGGRGFGDRGSRGGSGRGGGGPSKRGGGPPGSSGPSKRPRFDQPSSQPANGYATQPPSQGGYGGGTSNAYGGGQQQPQQQQAVGYGGGYGSQNYPQSSYQSYESYQQPPDYGQTAGYPPSAATDSRYGGAPTVPATGAFSAGDPYSYGKAPPSDYSSQDGVYGKQDYGGSAGYQNAQSQRRY; this comes from the exons ATGGAAGGCGCACCAGCCAGTAGAGGTGGATTTCGTGGTGGACGTGGTGGACCAGGCGGCCCTATGAGAGGACGCGGCGGTTTTGGAGACAGGGGAAG GGGTGGCCCTCCTAGAGGAGGTGGTATGATGAGAGGTGGCCGAGCTAGTGGACCTGGAGGTGGAATGAGAGGTGGACCACCTGGAATGAGAGGCAGAGGTGGTCCTCCTGGAAGAGGTGGTCGTGGTGGACATTTTCCTCCTGG AGGTCCACCAGAACCAGGAATGTCTAGTGGTCCAGGAGGTGGTGGACCACCACCACCAGGAATGGGAGGCCCACCACGTGGTGGCAGTAGGGGAGGTGGAAGCAGTGGTTTCCGAGGTAGAGGAAGAGGTGATTTTGGTAGAGGTGACAATCGTGGTGGTAGTAGTAATTTCCGTGGACGGGGAATGGATAGAGGCAGCAGAGGAGGATCTag ggGAGGATCTGGTAGAGGTGGTCCAGGTGGTAGAGGTTTTGGAGATCGTGGGAGTAGAGGAGGTAGTGGGCGCGGTGGCGGTGGCCCATCGAAAAGAGGAGGTGGACCACCAGGCTCGAGCGGACCTTCAAAAAGGCCAAGATTTGATCAGCCATCTTCACAACCTGCGAATGGTTATGCAACTCAACCACCGag TCAAGGTGGATATGGAGGAGGTACCAGTAATGCTTATGGTGGAGGACAACAGCAACCACAACAGCAGCAGGCGGTAGGATACGGTGGTGGTTACGGATCGCAAAATTATCCTCAATCTTCATATCAAAGTTACGAGAGTTATCAGCAACCTCCAGATTATGGCCAAACAGCT GGATATCCACCTTCAGCAGCTACTGATAGTAGGTATGGGGGAGCCCCTACTGTACCAGCTACAGGAGCTTTCAGTGCTGGTGATCCTTATAGCTATGGCAAAGCACCACCATCAG ATTACTCGAGTCAAGATGGTGTATACGGAAAACAAGATTATG GTGGCAGTGCTGGTTACCAAAACGCCCAGTCTCAGCGACGTTATTAA
- the LOC126918110 gene encoding uncharacterized protein LOC126918110 isoform X1, whose translation MEGAPASRGGFRGGRGGPGGPMRGRGGFGDRGRGGPPRGGGMMRGGRASGPGGGMRGGPPGMRGRGGPPGRGGRGGHFPPGGPPEPGMSSGPGGGGPPPPGMGGPPRGGSRGGGSSGFRGRGRGDFGRGDNRGGSSNFRGRGMDRGSRGGSRGGSGRGGPGGRGFGDRGSRGGSGRGGGGPSKRGGGPPGSSGPSKRPRFDQPSSQPANGYATQPPSQGGYGGGTSNAYGGGQQQPQQQQAVGYGGGYGSQNYPQSSYQSYESYQQPPDYGQTAGYPPSAATDSRYGGAPTVPATGAFSAGDPYSYGKAPPSANYQQEAVAAGGGGAGYATVNPYDDRTSNATSMSNRGGYSTQLYDYSSQDGVYGKQDYGGSAGYQNAQSQRRY comes from the exons ATGGAAGGCGCACCAGCCAGTAGAGGTGGATTTCGTGGTGGACGTGGTGGACCAGGCGGCCCTATGAGAGGACGCGGCGGTTTTGGAGACAGGGGAAG GGGTGGCCCTCCTAGAGGAGGTGGTATGATGAGAGGTGGCCGAGCTAGTGGACCTGGAGGTGGAATGAGAGGTGGACCACCTGGAATGAGAGGCAGAGGTGGTCCTCCTGGAAGAGGTGGTCGTGGTGGACATTTTCCTCCTGG AGGTCCACCAGAACCAGGAATGTCTAGTGGTCCAGGAGGTGGTGGACCACCACCACCAGGAATGGGAGGCCCACCACGTGGTGGCAGTAGGGGAGGTGGAAGCAGTGGTTTCCGAGGTAGAGGAAGAGGTGATTTTGGTAGAGGTGACAATCGTGGTGGTAGTAGTAATTTCCGTGGACGGGGAATGGATAGAGGCAGCAGAGGAGGATCTag ggGAGGATCTGGTAGAGGTGGTCCAGGTGGTAGAGGTTTTGGAGATCGTGGGAGTAGAGGAGGTAGTGGGCGCGGTGGCGGTGGCCCATCGAAAAGAGGAGGTGGACCACCAGGCTCGAGCGGACCTTCAAAAAGGCCAAGATTTGATCAGCCATCTTCACAACCTGCGAATGGTTATGCAACTCAACCACCGag TCAAGGTGGATATGGAGGAGGTACCAGTAATGCTTATGGTGGAGGACAACAGCAACCACAACAGCAGCAGGCGGTAGGATACGGTGGTGGTTACGGATCGCAAAATTATCCTCAATCTTCATATCAAAGTTACGAGAGTTATCAGCAACCTCCAGATTATGGCCAAACAGCT GGATATCCACCTTCAGCAGCTACTGATAGTAGGTATGGGGGAGCCCCTACTGTACCAGCTACAGGAGCTTTCAGTGCTGGTGATCCTTATAGCTATGGCAAAGCACCACCATCAG CCAATTACCAGCAGGAGGCAGTGGCAGCAGGGGGTGGGGGTGCAGGTTATGCCACTGTTAACCCTTACGATGACCGAACTTCTAATGCCACTTCTATGAGCAACAGGGGTGGTTACTCGACGCAACTTTATG ATTACTCGAGTCAAGATGGTGTATACGGAAAACAAGATTATG GTGGCAGTGCTGGTTACCAAAACGCCCAGTCTCAGCGACGTTATTAA
- the LOC126918100 gene encoding serine/threonine-protein kinase polo, which produces MSKDEKECVIPDVIYDVNSGKSYIKGRFFGKGGFAKCYEIRESKSHRVFAGKIVPKSQITKSNHREKMTQEISIHQTLNHKNIVGFYGFFDDPQNVYIILELCRKRSMMELHKRRKALTECETRYYMKQILDGVNYLHQNKIIHRDLKLGNLFLSDDLQVKIGDFGLATRLEHEGERKKTLCGTPNYIAPEILTKVGHSYEVDIWSIGCIMYTLLVGKPPFETSSLRETYARIKQVQYKIPNYIGTVAMSMISNMLQGNPSKRPSITKLIKDPFFSSGFMPHSLPLSCLTMAPRLDLLEMHNQRKPLSEMNTNVGGEGQDFVFRVPNSPARKTKPADAINEVQKLNLDIKKMLQTLREQLSAVLKSKPCRETTSSTDEMTDPAAQPVLWISKWVDYSDKYGFGYQLSDDGVGVMFNDGTRLIMLANCFNIHYINREGDELYYTVREYPSELDKKMRLMNFFLKYMKEHLMKAGSSVAVKPCDAMSRIPYMHQWFRTQSAVVMQLTNGTVQINFLDHTKIIMCPLMAAVTYIDTEKNFKTYRFQTIQENGCCKGLAKNLAYAYEKLLLMLSNPQTR; this is translated from the exons ATGtcaaaagatgagaaagaatgcGTTATTCCTGATGTGATATACGACGTAAACTCGGGAAAAAGTTATATCAAGGGACGATTTTTTGGAAAA GGTGGTTTTGCAAAATGTTACGAAATCAGAGAATCAAAGTCACATCGTGTATTTGCTGGGAAAATTGTGCCAAAATCACAAATCACAAAGAGCAATCATAGAGAGAAAATGACCCAAGAGATTTCCATTCATCAAACTTTGAACCATAAAAATATTGTTGGTTTTTATGGTTTTTTTGACGATCCGCagaatgtatatataattttggAGCTGTGCAGAAAAAGG TCAATGATGGAATTACATAAACGTAGAAAAGCACTAACAGAATGTGAAACGAGATATTATATGAAGCAAATTTTAGATGGTGTAAATTACTTGCaccaaaataaaataattcacaGAGATCTAAAATTAGGTAACTTGTTTTTAAGCGATGATCTGCAGGTTAAGATCGGTGATTTTGGTTTGGCTACCAGACTAGAGCATGAAGGAGAACGTAAAAA AACACTGTGTGGAACACCTAATTATATAGCACCAGAAATTTTAACTAAGGTTGGACATTCTTATGAAGTTGACATATGGAGCATTGGATGCATTATGTACACTTTACTTGTGGGGAAACCTCCATTTGAAACATCGAGTTTAAGAGAAACCTATGCTAGAATAAAACAAGTCCAATACAAAATTCCTAATTATATTGGTACAGTTGCGATGAGCATGATTTCTAATATGTTACAAGGAAATCCATCCAAACGCCCTTCcataacaaaattaattaaagatccatttttttcttctg GTTTTATGCCACATAGTTTACCACTGTCATGTTTAACAATGGCACCACGCTTAGACCTGCTGGAAATGCATAATCAACGTAAGCCATTATCTGAAATGAATACTAATGTAGGAGGAGAGGGACAAGACTTTGTATTCCGTGTACCTAACAGTCCGGCGCGTAAAACGAAGCCTGCGGATGCAATAAACGAAGTCCAAAAACTGAATCTTGATATTAAAAAGATGCTTCAGACATTGAGAGAGCAGTTGAGTGCTGTATTAAAGTCTAAACCATGTAGAGAGACAACTTCGTCAACAG ATGAAATGACTGACCCTGCTGCGCAACCTGTACTTTGGATAAGCAAATGGGTTGATTACTCGGATAAATATGGATTCGGATACCAACTTTCTGATGATGGTGTGGGTGTAATGTTCAACGATGGGACTCGTTTAATAATGCTGGCTAATTGTTTCAATATCCACTATATAAATCGCGAAGGAGATGAATTGTATTACACAGTCAGAGAATATCCTTCTGAATTAGATAAGAAAATGAGGCTAATGAACTTTTTCTTAAAGTACATGAAAGAACATTTGATGAAAGCTGGAAGCTCTGTCGCTGTGAAACCATGCGATGCGATGTCTAGGATACCTTACATGCATCAGTGGTTCAGGACACAGAGTGCTGTAGTTATGCAATTGACTAATGGAACAGTACAG ATAAATTTCCTAGACCatacaaaaattattatgtGCCCACTAATGGCAGCTGTTACGTATATAGACAcagagaaaaatttcaaaacttATAGATTCCAAACTATACAAGAAAACGGATGTTGTAAAGGTTTGGCTAAAAATTTAGCGTACGCCTACGAAAAGCTTCTATTAATGTTATCGAATCCCCAAACTCGATAA